One region of Candidatus Binatia bacterium genomic DNA includes:
- a CDS encoding gamma carbonic anhydrase family protein, with the protein MVIPYGGTVPQVDPTAYVQASAHVIGDVQIGPQSSLWFNTVVRGDVHYVRIGARTNIQDNSTIHVTTGRWATVVGDDVTVGHGVVLHGCRVGDGCLVGIGAIVLDGAEIGDRCLIAAGSLVTPGTGIPPGHLVLGRPARASRLLTPEELAHLRDAAQHYVAHAQRYRDQGIA; encoded by the coding sequence ATGGTGATCCCGTACGGCGGCACCGTGCCGCAGGTCGACCCGACGGCTTACGTGCAGGCCAGCGCCCACGTCATCGGCGACGTTCAGATCGGCCCGCAGTCCAGCCTCTGGTTCAACACCGTCGTCCGCGGCGACGTTCACTACGTCCGCATCGGCGCCCGCACGAACATTCAGGACAACAGCACCATTCATGTCACCACCGGCCGCTGGGCGACCGTGGTCGGCGACGACGTCACCGTCGGCCACGGGGTCGTTCTGCACGGCTGCCGCGTCGGCGACGGCTGCCTGGTCGGCATCGGCGCCATCGTCCTCGACGGCGCCGAAATCGGCGACCGCTGCCTGATCGCCGCCGGCTCGCTGGTGACGCCCGGGACCGGCATTCCCCCGGGGCATCTCGTCCTCGGCCGGCCAGCCAGGGCGAGCCGCCTCCTCACGCCGGAAGAACTGGCGCACCTCCGCGACGCCGCGCAGCACTACGTCGCGCACGCCCAGCGCTATCGCGACCAGGGAATCGCGTAG
- the era gene encoding GTPase Era — MPRGRECVPLPGEWDAGILHCDGRDRVCYPSRMQETTPAGHRSGFVAIIGRPNVGKSTLLNRILGQKVAIVTPKPQTTRSRILGIKTLPDAQLAFIDTPGLHHARNLINRRMVETAERAVAEADVVLWVVDATEGVAGADRDIGERLVVERRQVCVALNKIDRVARVALLPILTQLAALLPERDLVPVSAQTGENLDTLLGQLVASVPEGPRYYDPETFTDQTERALVQETVREQVLLQTRQEVPYAVAVTIDKFEEKGRLAVIAATIHVERDSQKGIVIGARAGRIKAIGTAARQELERLLDRKIHLELFVRVQADWTTREAMLREFGI, encoded by the coding sequence GTGCCGCGAGGGCGTGAATGCGTCCCGCTGCCGGGCGAGTGGGACGCCGGAATCCTCCACTGTGACGGCCGCGATCGGGTCTGCTATCCATCGCGCATGCAGGAGACGACTCCCGCCGGACATCGTTCCGGGTTTGTGGCCATAATCGGCCGGCCTAACGTCGGTAAATCGACGCTGCTCAACCGTATTCTCGGGCAGAAGGTGGCGATCGTCACGCCCAAGCCGCAGACGACGCGCTCGCGCATCCTGGGCATCAAGACGCTGCCCGACGCCCAACTCGCCTTCATAGATACTCCCGGCCTGCACCACGCCCGCAATCTAATCAACCGCCGCATGGTCGAAACCGCGGAGCGCGCCGTCGCCGAAGCCGACGTCGTGCTCTGGGTGGTCGATGCGACCGAGGGTGTTGCCGGCGCCGACCGCGACATCGGCGAACGGCTGGTGGTCGAACGGCGCCAGGTCTGCGTTGCCCTCAACAAAATCGACCGCGTAGCGCGCGTCGCCCTGCTGCCGATCCTGACCCAACTGGCCGCGTTGCTCCCCGAGCGCGACCTCGTGCCGGTCAGCGCCCAGACCGGCGAAAACCTCGACACTCTGCTGGGCCAACTCGTGGCCTCCGTGCCCGAAGGGCCGCGCTACTACGATCCGGAGACGTTTACCGATCAGACCGAGCGTGCCCTGGTGCAAGAAACGGTGCGCGAGCAGGTGCTGCTCCAGACCCGGCAGGAAGTTCCCTACGCCGTCGCCGTGACGATCGACAAGTTCGAAGAAAAGGGTCGCCTCGCGGTCATTGCCGCGACGATCCACGTCGAACGCGACTCGCAAAAAGGGATTGTCATCGGTGCGCGTGCCGGGCGCATCAAGGCTATTGGCACGGCGGCCCGCCAGGAACTCGAACGCCTGCTCGACCGCAAGATTCACCTGGAACTGTTCGTACGGGTGCAGGCGGATTGGACCACTCGCGAAGCCATGCTGCGAGAGTTCGGGATCTGA
- the der gene encoding ribosome biogenesis GTPase Der, protein MDSLARDGIDEVAAPVPPLRVPIVAIVGRPNVGKSTLYNRLARTQAAIVDAQPGVTRDRNIAPAQWGDRRILLVDTGGYEDVDRSAVAAAVREQSALASEEADAVIALFDGRAGLNPVDREFVQRLRGLGKPVFFAANKLDTGRLEDEAAEFYALGVGEVFPISAAHGVGVGELMDRVLAALPEDGGGAVAAAPGAVRLAIVGRPNVGKSSLLNRLVGFERSIVDATPGTTRDAIDTPFRCGERDYVLVDTAGIRRRPRVHEVVERASAVRALRALERAEAALVVLDAAAGITEQDARIAGYAWERGRAALLVINKWDAVPRAQRDRGTFARGIRERYPTLAALPTVFVSARTGVYLDELFPALERLVVAHRQRLRTVELNRVLESAAAQAAPPSVRGRRPRFYYATQTRTAPPTITVFTSNPALVQPVYERYLLNTFRAAFALDGVPLRLRFVKSRGNREASGDV, encoded by the coding sequence GTGGACAGTCTCGCGCGGGATGGAATCGACGAGGTGGCGGCGCCCGTCCCACCGCTGCGCGTGCCGATCGTGGCCATCGTGGGGCGGCCGAACGTCGGCAAGTCGACGCTGTACAATCGGCTGGCGCGGACGCAGGCGGCGATCGTCGATGCGCAGCCAGGCGTGACGCGCGACCGCAACATCGCTCCGGCGCAATGGGGCGACCGCAGGATTCTGTTGGTCGACACCGGCGGGTACGAAGACGTCGACCGCTCGGCGGTTGCCGCGGCGGTCCGCGAACAGAGTGCCCTGGCCTCGGAAGAAGCCGATGCCGTGATCGCGTTGTTCGACGGGCGCGCCGGACTCAATCCGGTCGACCGCGAGTTCGTGCAACGCCTGCGCGGCCTCGGCAAGCCGGTGTTCTTCGCCGCCAACAAGCTCGATACCGGGCGCCTCGAGGACGAGGCGGCGGAATTCTACGCCCTCGGGGTCGGCGAGGTGTTCCCGATTTCGGCGGCGCATGGGGTCGGGGTTGGCGAGTTGATGGACCGTGTGCTGGCGGCGCTGCCCGAGGACGGCGGCGGCGCCGTCGCGGCGGCTCCCGGTGCCGTGCGTCTGGCCATTGTGGGGCGGCCGAATGTCGGCAAGTCGTCGTTGCTGAACCGGCTCGTGGGCTTCGAGCGTTCGATCGTCGATGCGACCCCGGGGACCACCCGCGACGCGATCGACACGCCGTTTCGGTGCGGAGAGCGGGACTACGTGCTGGTCGACACGGCAGGGATCCGCCGGCGCCCGCGGGTCCACGAAGTGGTCGAGCGCGCCAGTGCGGTACGGGCGTTGCGCGCGCTCGAACGGGCCGAGGCGGCACTGGTGGTGTTGGACGCGGCGGCGGGAATCACCGAGCAGGATGCGCGCATCGCCGGGTACGCCTGGGAGCGGGGCCGGGCGGCGTTGCTGGTGATCAACAAGTGGGACGCCGTGCCGCGGGCGCAGCGCGACCGAGGCACCTTCGCGCGCGGGATTCGGGAGCGCTACCCGACGCTGGCCGCGTTGCCGACGGTGTTCGTGTCGGCCCGGACCGGCGTTTATCTCGACGAGCTGTTCCCGGCCCTGGAGCGGTTGGTGGTGGCGCACCGCCAGCGTCTGCGCACCGTGGAGCTGAATCGGGTGCTGGAGAGCGCCGCCGCCCAGGCGGCGCCGCCCAGCGTCCGCGGCCGGCGGCCGCGCTTTTACTACGCGACGCAGACGCGCACCGCCCCACCGACCATCACCGTATTCACGAGCAATCCGGCCCTCGTGCAACCCGTCTACGAGCGGTACTTGCTGAACACGTTCCGCGCCGCCTTCGCTCTCGACGGCGTGCCGTTGCGACTGCGGTTCGTCAAGTCGCGCGGCAACCGGGAAGCGAGCGGCGACGTCTGA
- the guaB gene encoding IMP dehydrogenase, protein MFTYDMPEGLTFDDVLLLPAESDFLPREADTSTQLTPQIRLNIPFISAAMDTVTESRTAIAMAQEGGIGAIHRNLSIPQQALEVEKVKKYESGMILDPVTVEPEQRIADAIEVMARYKISGLPVTRDGKLVGILTNRDLRFEKRLDRRVAEVMTRDNLITGHPGIPMEEAKEILHANRIEKLLIVDNQNRLKGLITVKDIQKAAQFPNACKDGFGRLRVAAAIGTGEDREPRVEALVRAGADVLVIDTAHGHSSNVVDTLQWAKRSYPTVEVVAGNVATAEGARALARAGADALKVGMGPASICTTRVVSGVGVPQLTAVADCARVARDFGIPIVADGGIKFSGDVTKGLAAGAHVVMIGGLFAGTEESPGETVLYQGRTYKLYRGMGSLEAMREREGSRNRYMQDDEVETMKLVPEGIEGRVPYKGSLSFIVAQLVGGLRAGMGYCGCRTVAALHEDARFVKVSQAALAESHVHDVFMTKEPPNYRRD, encoded by the coding sequence ATGTTCACCTATGACATGCCCGAAGGGCTGACGTTCGACGACGTTCTGCTCTTGCCGGCGGAGTCGGACTTCCTGCCTCGCGAGGCCGACACATCCACTCAGCTCACTCCGCAGATCCGTCTCAACATCCCCTTCATAAGCGCCGCGATGGACACGGTGACCGAGTCGCGCACGGCTATCGCCATGGCGCAGGAAGGCGGCATCGGCGCCATTCACCGTAACCTCAGCATTCCGCAGCAGGCCCTCGAGGTCGAGAAGGTCAAGAAGTACGAGAGCGGGATGATTCTCGACCCGGTCACGGTGGAGCCCGAACAGCGCATCGCCGATGCCATCGAGGTCATGGCCCGCTACAAGATCTCCGGTCTGCCCGTCACGCGCGACGGTAAGCTCGTGGGGATTCTGACCAACCGCGACCTGCGTTTCGAGAAGCGGCTCGACCGCCGGGTGGCCGAGGTGATGACCCGCGACAACCTGATTACGGGTCATCCCGGCATTCCCATGGAGGAGGCCAAGGAGATCCTGCACGCCAATCGGATCGAGAAGCTCCTCATCGTCGACAATCAGAATCGGCTGAAGGGCCTGATTACGGTCAAGGACATCCAGAAAGCGGCGCAGTTCCCTAACGCCTGCAAGGACGGCTTCGGCCGCCTGCGCGTCGCCGCCGCGATCGGCACCGGCGAGGATCGCGAACCGCGCGTCGAAGCGCTGGTGCGCGCCGGCGCCGACGTGCTGGTCATCGACACCGCGCACGGGCATTCCAGCAACGTCGTGGACACGCTGCAGTGGGCGAAGCGCTCGTACCCGACGGTGGAAGTGGTTGCCGGCAACGTCGCCACCGCCGAGGGCGCCCGGGCGCTCGCGCGCGCCGGCGCCGACGCGCTCAAGGTCGGCATGGGGCCGGCGTCGATCTGCACGACGCGGGTCGTGTCCGGCGTCGGCGTGCCGCAGCTCACCGCGGTCGCCGACTGTGCCAGGGTGGCGCGCGACTTCGGTATTCCGATCGTCGCCGACGGCGGCATCAAGTTCTCCGGCGACGTCACCAAGGGCCTGGCCGCGGGGGCGCACGTGGTCATGATCGGCGGCCTGTTCGCCGGCACCGAGGAAAGCCCCGGCGAGACGGTCCTTTACCAGGGGCGCACGTACAAGCTGTACCGGGGCATGGGTTCGCTCGAAGCGATGCGGGAGCGCGAGGGCAGCCGCAATCGCTACATGCAGGACGACGAGGTCGAGACGATGAAGCTCGTGCCGGAAGGCATCGAAGGGCGGGTTCCCTACAAGGGCTCGCTGTCGTTCATTGTCGCCCAGCTCGTCGGCGGCCTCAGGGCCGGCATGGGCTACTGCGGATGCCGCACCGTCGCGGCCCTGCACGAGGACGCTCGTTTCGTCAAGGTCTCGCAGGCGGCGCTGGCCGAGAGCCATGTGCACGACGTGTTCATGACGAAAGAGCCGCCGAATTACAGGAGAGATTGA